Proteins from a genomic interval of Pelagibaculum spongiae:
- a CDS encoding transposase, with protein MEPPFGNINTTKGLRQFSLRGKAKVNAQWLMFCMVHNIEKIQRYGQAV; from the coding sequence GTGGAGCCGCCTTTTGGAAACATCAACACAACCAAAGGTCTCCGTCAATTCAGTTTACGAGGAAAGGCCAAGGTGAATGCGCAGTGGTTGATGTTCTGCATGGTGCATAACATCGAGAAAATTCAAAGATATGGCCAAGCAGTTTGA